The sequence below is a genomic window from Rhinopithecus roxellana isolate Shanxi Qingling chromosome 19, ASM756505v1, whole genome shotgun sequence.
gtgtgtgtgcgctctGTGGGCTCTGCGTTCGTCTGTGGCCAGGCCGGGGCACGGCTCTTACCTGGGGAGTGGTGGGCATCTCGATGCTTCTTTGCCTTAATGATGGCCACATTTGGGTTGCTCTGCACCCACGGGAGAGGCTGGCCCAGCTACAGACTGCTTAGGGACTTCTGTGTCCATCCTGGGGGGTAAGCCCATGTGACCCTCCCACATTCTTGGCACTATGAACAGAGAACACTTGCCTGTTGGCTTCTGAAGTGGTCGGGACTGTGGCTGGCACCTCCAGGTCTGCCTGGCATGGGACACCAAGTAGAAAGCCCAAGCAGCTCATCTGCTCTTGGGACCAGGGGCCAGTTGGGTTGGGTCTGGTTATGGCAGATCTGTCATGGAGGGTCTGGAGGGGTGGAGAGGAGCCCAGTTGAAGCGGACTGCTGTGGGTGCAACTCCCAGCTTGGCCACTGCGGGCTGTCTGCTCTCCCTCCTAGCAGCTGTCATGCTGAAGTTTTGTCCTCTGCTGTCTCCTCTGGTCCTGAGATCAGCTGTGAGCCTAGGTGGCCAAGGCTTCCTGCATTGCTTCCCTATGAGTCCAAGGCCTTCCCCACCACTGGGCAGGGGCTGGATGACACGGACTTCTAGAGACAGCCGCGTTGCCAGTTCCTCTCCCACTTGCTCATCCTTATCTGCCATGCTATTATAGTTTCCATTGTCCTCCACCAGCATTTCCCTTACTCTGAAATTCTGGCATTCACAtcattcatgttttcttctgtctttcagcTAAAGAAAAAACATTGGCGATTTGTCTGCTTCTGGTTTTGAGTTACTCTTTGTTCAGTAATGCACTTTATTTTATTGTCCAAAGAGAGTCAGAGCTAAGCATACAGGCTTGGGGGTGAGCCCTGCTGTAAGAGTTCAGGCCCTGGGAGGCTCAGCCACCTCCTCTTGTGGGAGGGAGGTCTCAGCCCCACCTCGCATCTTCACCTGCACTTGGTGTGGACACACCCTCTCATGCTACCAGCACCATAACCCAGTGGGGGTGACTGGGTGCACACCTGCCCAGGTGAACACAGCGGCTGCCAGTCTCCTGGCCCAgagaggaggtggggcctggcccTGGTCTCTTCCAACCAGGCTGCTCGTGGGGCACAGGTGCTCCTGCTTCGGCTCTGTTTCGGctcacaggtgtgcatcactggGCTTGGATTCGCATTACATTGACCCCAGCCCTGCAGTGGAACCTAATAAAAGCGCCTGAAGCAACTGCCTGGTCTTAGTGTGTCCTTCCGGCGCACTCAACTATTGTCTGGCATCCGCTCCCTGTGCGGGGATTTGATAACTTGTCCCCAAGATATCACTGTCGTACGCGTGTGTATGTGCATGGACCATTTAAAGGTGGGGATTCTACTTCCCCAGCCAGTCCCTCCCAACCTTGACTCCTTGGTAAGTTTCTTAAAGTGTTAACAtctaggaggaggaggagagtgcATCAGTGTTTGACGGCCCGGCCGCCCTTGGGTGCCTCTTCTGCATCTGCCCCACCTGTCAGCCCTGCAGCTGTTCCAGAGTCACTGCTTTGTGGACAGGTACATGTGACCAAACAGCAGGTGAAGGACAAAACCCAGGCTGCACAGGTGCAGCAAGGAGTGAGGCCTGGGGGCGACATGCCTGTGCTGCTTGAGCTGTCTTTCCCTGTGACAATAGAAAGCGTCTAGAACAAGtgccctctgagcctcaggtggGAGCCCTGGCAGCCACCGTTCAGCACCACTTTGTCCTTTGGCCAGTAACTCATTGCTGACTTGAGTggttactaaaaaacaaaaaccctgactCTTCTGAAGAGGGGGCCCTGGGGTGAAGCAGGCCACAGGGCAGTTATCAAGGGGTCCTGGCTTCTGGACTCCAGGAGCGAGGGTAGGCCCCCAGCATCCGGCCTCCAATCCTGCACCTTCAACACAGTGCAATTCACTGGATTCCCCACAGCTCCTGGGATCGCTTgggcccgggaggtcgaggctgcagcaagctgtgatcgcaactctagcctgggccacagggtgagaccttgtctgaaaaaaaaaaaaatgctgaggtGGGGAGGCTCGGGGAGGTTGCATCAGAGAAGGCACAAGTGCAGCAGCAGCCTGGGCCATGCAGGGAGCCAGTATCTGGTCATGGCAGTCTGTGTGAGAGCCAGTGAAAATCCTTGGtgctttccttctctctgatTCTATGTAAAGataaaagctgggcacagtggcccacacctgtaatcccagcactctggaaggccgagacgggtggatcacctgagatcaggagttctggccaacatggtgaaaccctgtctctactaaaaatacaaaaactggaggtggtggtgcacacctgtaatgccagctacttgggaggcctaggctggaggatcacttgaaccctggggggcagagattgcagtgagccaagattgtgccaccgcacactccagcctgggcaacagagcaagactgtctcaaaataaacaaacaaaaaaaatgctgggtgcagtggctcatgcctataatcccaccacttttgggaggccaagactggaggatcacttgaggttaggaattcgagaccagcctggtcaacatggtgaaaccccatcttcactaaaaatacaaaaaattagtgtggtgatgtgtgtgcgcctgtaatcccagctacttgggaggccaaggtaggagaattgcttgaacccaggaggcagaggttgcagcgagccaagattatgccactgctctccaacctggacaacagagtgagactgtctcaaaaaatttaaaaaatttaaaaataattctggatGCCAATCCCCCACGAAATCAAGCAAATCGTACTGCTTAGAAATAGAAAAGCCCAggattggagaccagcctggccaacatggcaaaaccctgtttctattaaacaatacaaaaagcctggcgtggtggtgtgcacctagagtcccagctactcgggaggctgaggcaggaggttggcttgagcctggggtgttgaggctgcagtgagccaagattgcaccactgcaaaaaaaaaaaaaaaaaaaaagggcgaaCTCAGGTTCCTGGGTCCCTCCCCCACCTTCCTGCTGTGTTCTTACTGGGCTGTGCTGCTCTGAGGAGAGCCCCTCAAAGCCCAGCCCTCCTCACCCTCAGCACAGCCTGAAGCTTCATGGTTTCTCTCTTCTCAATCTGACCTTCTAAATTGACTCCTTCATATAATTTGTGCTTAGGGAGATGATACCACCTACAGGTTGGCCATAGAAACACAGTGTCCAGCTGTCTGCTCTGCTGTCTCGAAGGCTTCCGCTAGGAGTGTGTGCATCTTCCACACCCACAGCAGAGAGGATGCCTCAGCCCTCATCACCCTTCGCCAAGTATAGGTGGGGCACGGCACAGCCCAGCAGCTGATGGAGAGGCGGCCTTGAGCCCTTTGCTGGTCTGGGATCCATGCTTAAGGTCCCCCACATGACCATTGATCATAAATCTTGTTGCAGAGAGAAGGAGCTGGGCTTGGTGTGGGGCCAAGAGCCTGCCAGCCCCCGGAGCAGAATGGAGTGGGCAGCGGAGTAAACCACCGGGTGAGGCTGTTGGTTTACCGGGCCTCCTCCCATGTTCGTTTCCTTCTCCACGTGATCGTGATCATCTCCTCTAGGACAGCCTTGGCATGTTTCCATCCATATGGAAGAGATGGCCTGGGAGGACTGGATGGGAGTTGGTGTGTGAGCGAGCGAGCGACTCAAGAGGCTTCAGAGGGTTAAAACTAGCAGTCAGAAGACCGGCAGAGGATCCCCTGTGGGGGAAATCCGGTCAGAAGACCGGGGAGGATCCCTGTGGGGAAATTCACAACGATGCGGCATCTGCACTTCCTGACTCTGAAGGCCAAATGGGATGCCCCTGgccctcctctccccactccccagcaTCAAAGACAGCATTTCCAGCCCAAACACCTTCAGagcagccctggcgacagagaggATCGAGGAACTGACTCCAGGCGCCGCACCTGAGTCTGTCTATCCCAACACCCAGTATCAGACATCCCCGTTGTCCTGGGGTCAGTCCCCACCCCAACCTCAAAGAGGGGGCGGTCAGGACGTCTGCACGTGGTGCTTTGTGCTCCGGCAGGTGCACCCGGACTCCACGATGTCTGCCCAACTTCCAAGCCCTGTTTTGCAGCCCTGCCCCTAGACTCTCCCTCAAGGGTGCCGGGCCTTAGCGGTCTTCAGATTGGCTTCTTAAACGGAGGGAGGCGGACCGGGGGCGGGGTTCCTTGGTCATTTACTTGTCAATGGTGTGCCTGGTTTCCGCTCTCTTCCGGGCGTGGAGGAGGTGTCATCGCAGGCCCCTCCATGGGCGTTCTCTGGTCAGTACTTCTCTCCTGGAGGAAGTGGAGAGCTGCCAGGAGGGAGAGGGTGGAGGTGCCTGCCCTGTCTCACAGTCATTTTCTTGCCCTTTGCCCCCTGCCCGTGGTGTACTCCCCGTCCCCACGTGTTCAACCACGGAGGGAGGGACGCGCTTCCACCTAAGCTGGCTCACACCGCTGGGCCCTGAACGTGGGGGCCGCCGGGGGGCGGCTCACGGAGCACAGGGCAGAGATCCATCGCTAGGATGACAAGAGCCGGCGCTGCCCCACCCCGTCCCCGGCTGGAGTGCGCTCCGGCAGGACTCAGGGGCTCTCCGAGAGCCCAGAGAATCAATGGGTTTACGCAAAAGCCAGAGGAGCGCAGCGCGGCCTTTCCCGCCCGCCCCCGGCACCGCCGACCGCTTTACGGCGGAGGTCGCGCCGCACAGCGGGCTGCCGTAAAGCGCTCCGAGGAGGAGCCGCCGCCGCGCGGCCGGGGCTCTTCACCCTAACCGGCCCGCGCTCACGATGGCCAGCGCCGCGCCGCGGGTTCGCTACCTGGCGGGCTTCTGCTGTCCTCTCGGGGGCCTGGCGGCGGGCAAGCCCCGCGTGCTGCACCACGAGGCGGAGGTCTTCCTGTCCACCGGGAGCGAGCTCGTCTACGTGTACGACCAGGAGGGCGGGCTGCTGACCGTGAGCGCCGGCCCGCGGGGGCGGGAGGGGCCGGGCGGGGGCGGCGGTTCGCGTGAAAATGAAGACCGCGGGCCCGCGCGTCGCGTCGGCCTGACCCGCGCCCCGGTCCGCAGGCGGCGTTCCGGTTCCCCGACCAGGTGTGGCACCTGGAGCTGCTGGCGCCGCGCAGGTTGCTGTACGCGCTGTGCGCCCGGAGGGGCCTTTACTGCCTGTCGCTGGACCACCCGGGCAGGAGCAGGTGAGGGCGGGCCCGCGGCCTCCCTCCCGCACGCTCCTGCTGCCCCCGGAATGCTTCAGAGCGAGCAGCCGCACCTCCTCGCTCTTGGGGACCCGGGCTGCCACCAGCTCTGAGCCTTGGCCGCCATCCCCGCCCATATCTGGAGCCCCTGCCCCCAACACTCTTGCTGCAAGTAACGTGCTCACAGTCCTTAGTAAGTGGGGTTCACATGGTTAAGCCTACTTCGGGGTGCGGGATCCTGTCTGGTGAGACACGCCCCCGAGGTTGGGTGTTTATTAGAGGGAGGAGACAGCAAAGGCACCGTGACCCCGAGCCAGTGATCAGTGGAAACCATCTGGGTCGGAAGGAAGCGAGCTCCGGGCAGCCAGGCCTGTCTTCAGTGCAGAGCCGGCAGCCGCTGACGGCGGCCCAGGCTGTAGAGGGGGCAGCCTGTGCACTTTGCAACCAGGGTCTCCGCCGGACGGttctgtgctgagggtgtccgtTCAAGCTGCTTTTGGATGTATGGTACTTCCTGTCAAGCGTGTCCTCCGTGGGGAAGGTGGGAGACCATGTAGCAGATGGACTGCTGAGCGGCCTTGAGGGTCACTGCGGGGACCCCTGAGCCAGACTGCTCCATGCCAGGTTATGGTGAATAGAACGTGGGAATCCCACCCTGCCCAGGCCTGACCAATGCGTCCCTTGTTCTCAAAGGTCTACAAGCCGGGATGACAGGGACAGCGAGGACGGTGACCAGCCTTCCCCCGTGATCCCTGTGGACCCCGATGCCTGCATCCTTCCCGATGCTGCGCTGTGTGCGTTCACCGTGCTGGACAGTGTGCTGGTCACCCTGGTGCAGGGTCCCGCCCGGTGGAAGATGCAGCTGTTTGAGCAGCCCTGTCCTGGGGAGGACCCCCGGCCAGGAGGCCAGATCGGTGAGGTGGAGCTGTCCACCTACACCCCCCCAGCTGGGGTCCCAGGAAAGCCTGCAGCCCCCCACTTCCTTCCAGTGCTGTGCTGTGTGTCACCGTCAGGCTCCAGGGTGCCATGTGACCTCCTTGGGGGCCCTGGGGGCTTCACACTGGAGGACGCCCTCTTCGGGCTCCTCTTTGGAGCTGATGCCACCCTCCTGCAGTCACCTGTGGTCCTCTGTGGTCTCCCTGATGGCCAGCTCTGCTGTGTGATCCTGAAGGCCCTGGTCACCTCCAGGTCAGCCCCTGGTGACCCAAATGCCCTTGTCAAGATCCTCCATCACCTGGAGGAGCCTGTCATCTTCATAGGGGCCTTGAAGACAGAGCCACAGGCTGCAGAAGCTGCAGAGAATTTTCTGCCTGACGAGGATGTGCACTCTGACTGCCTGGTGGCCCTTGGTCACCATGGCCGGATGCTGGCCATCAAGGCCAGCTGGGATGAGTCTGGGAAGCTGGTGCCCGAGCTGCGGGAGTACTGCCTCCCTGGCCCCGTGCTCTGCGCTGCCTGTGGCGGGGGTGGCCGCGTGTACCACAGCACCCCTTCTGACCTCTGTGTGGTGGATCTGTCTCGGGGAAGCACCCTGCTGGGCCCCGAGCAGCCCGAAGAAGGCCCAGGAGGCCTGCCCCCCATGCTGTGCCCAGCCAGCCTGAACATCTGCAGCGTCGTCTCACTGTCCGCGTCTCCCAGGACGCATGAAGGTATGAGCTGCTGTCTAAAATGAAAGATGGgagcccagggtggagtgccTTTTTTGGCTGTCTGCTACCATCAGGCCGCCTTCCTTTCCTGGGCTTGTTCTTTTGCAACGCCGTCGGGTGTTGATACAGCCTAGTGGTTAACTCCCTTCTTGTCTCAAGGTCAAGCAGGGGCTGGTGGTGGGTCTATGCATTGTTCTGCCTCTGGGGTCTAGGGTGTGGCCCTGGGCCTGGTAGGATCTGAGTGTGCTGCTTGCTGGCTGTGGACTCGGAGGAAACTTGGGGGTCGGCCACAAGTGCCTCCTCGGCAGGTCTTACGTGGCAAGCAGCCCGAGGAGGTCTGTTCCGGACTCGCCTTTTCTTCCAAAGGCTGCAAACGCCTGCTCGTGCCATGGTGTGGCCTGCCTGTGAGTCTGCTCTGGACCAAAGGCAGATGGCATTGTGGAATTCTAGTTTTGTGTTTTCCACAGAAAAAGCCAGAGAGGGTTTTAGCTGTGTGTGCCCAATTTTGGGGTGAGAGAAATAGAGCCACACACCCCCAACCAGTGCATTTCCCCGAGTGTGCTCACATTGTGAGCGTGCTAATAAATCTCGCCACGGAAAATACGTACACAGCAGGAGAGGAGGACTTTGAAGGGAAACACCAGACTGTCTCCGCTGCGGAAGAGAGGGCTGCAGATGGGGTCAGAGATGGCAAGGCTCGGGGCCACCGACAGAAGCCCGGGGTGGGGACAGCGCCTTTGTCTCGGGACCTTCTCTTCCTCACTGGACACTGGTCTTGTCTTCCGACTTCTTTCCTGGAGCCTGGGGAAACACCTCTGAGTGTCACGCTGCTTGCCACTCCCAGTCTGCGGACCAGGCCCCTTGTGTGTCTGTCACCAGGTGGCACCAAGCTCCTGGCCCTGTCCGCCAAAGGCCGCTTGATGACCTGCAGCCTGGACCTGGACTCTGAGATCCCTGGCCCAGCCAGGATGACCACAGAGAGTGCAGGCCGGAAAATCAAGGAGCTGCTGTCTGGAATTGGCAACATCTCTGAGAGGTGAGCAGTTTGGCTTGGGCCGGGCAGAGGCTGGCACTGCCATCCTTGGGAGGTAGTGTCTCTGTGTGGGGTCGTCCTGAGTCTGCGTATCCTCAGGTGGCAATGGTCCAGGAGAGGCCAttacttggcctttttttttcttttttttttttttttttgagacggggtctcgcactgttgcccaggctggagtgcagtggcgcaatcttggctcactgcaag
It includes:
- the FAAP100 gene encoding Fanconi anemia core complex-associated protein 100 isoform X1, giving the protein MASAAPRVRYLAGFCCPLGGLAAGKPRVLHHEAEVFLSTGSELVYVYDQEGGLLTAAFRFPDQVWHLELLAPRRLLYALCARRGLYCLSLDHPGRSRSTSRDDRDSEDGDQPSPVIPVDPDACILPDAALCAFTVLDSVLVTLVQGPARWKMQLFEQPCPGEDPRPGGQIGEVELSTYTPPAGVPGKPAAPHFLPVLCCVSPSGSRVPCDLLGGPGGFTLEDALFGLLFGADATLLQSPVVLCGLPDGQLCCVILKALVTSRSAPGDPNALVKILHHLEEPVIFIGALKTEPQAAEAAENFLPDEDVHSDCLVALGHHGRMLAIKASWDESGKLVPELREYCLPGPVLCAACGGGGRVYHSTPSDLCVVDLSRGSTLLGPEQPEEGPGGLPPMLCPASLNICSVVSLSASPRTHEGGTKLLALSAKGRLMTCSLDLDSEIPGPARMTTESAGRKIKELLSGIGNISERVSFLKKAVDQRNKALTSLNEAMNVSCALLSSGTGPRPISCTTSTTWSRLQTQDMLMATCVLENSSSFSLDQGWTLCIQVLTSSCALDLDSACSAITYTIPVDQLGPGARREVTLPLGPGENGGLDLPVTVSCTLFYSLREVVGGALAPSDSEDPFLDECPSDVLPEQEGVCLPLSRHTVDMLQCLRFPGLAPPHTRAPSPLGPTRDPVVTFLETCREPGSQPAGPASLRAEFLPPSVASIKVSAELLRAALKDGHSGVPLCCATLQWLLAENAAVDVVRARALSSIQGVAPDGADVHLIVREVAMTDLCPAGPIQAVEIQVESSSLADICRAHHAVVGRMQTMVTEQAAQGSSAPDLRVQYLRQIHANHETLLREVQTLRDRLCTEDEASSCATAQRLLQVYRQLRHPSLILL
- the FAAP100 gene encoding Fanconi anemia core complex-associated protein 100 isoform X2, giving the protein MASAAPRVRYLAGFCCPLGGLAAGKPRVLHHEAEVFLSTGSELVYVYDQEGGLLTAAFRFPDQVWHLELLAPRRLLYALCARRGLYCLSLDHPGRSRSTSRDDRDSEDGDQPSPVIPVDPDACILPDAALCAFTVLDSVLVTLVQGPARWKMQLFEQPCPGEDPRPGGQIGEVELSTYTPPAGVPGKPAAPHFLPVLCCVSPSGSRVPCDLLGGPGGFTLEDALFGLLFGADATLLQSPVVLCGLPDGQLCCVILKALVTSRSAPGDPNALVKILHHLEEPVIFIGALKTEPQAAEAAENFLPDEDVHSDCLVALGHHGRMLAIKASWDESGKLVPELREYCLPGPVLCAACGGGGRVYHSTPSDLCVVDLSRGSTLLGPEQPEEGPGGLPPMLCPASLNICSVVSLSASPRTHEGGTKLLALSAKGRLMTCSLDLDSEIPGPARMTTESAGRKIKELLSGIGNISERVSFLKKAVDQRNKALTSLNEAMNVSCALLSSGTGPRPISCTTSTTWSRLQTQDMLMATCVLENSSSFSLDQGWTLCIQVLTSSCALDLDSACSAITYTIPVDQLGPGARREVTLPLGPGVPLCCATLQWLLAENAAVDVVRARALSSIQGVAPDGADVHLIVREVAMTDLCPAGPIQAVEIQVESSSLADICRAHHAVVGRMQTMVTEQAAQGSSAPDLRVQYLRQIHANHETLLREVQTLRDRLCTEDEASSCATAQRLLQVYRQLRHPSLILL